The following DNA comes from Vigna radiata var. radiata cultivar VC1973A chromosome 4, Vradiata_ver6, whole genome shotgun sequence.
TTCTTCTTTGTACAATGTCACAAGCTGTCAAAATTGCTGCTAGTCTGATAACATTAATTGCACCTTTTTTATAGGCAATTCCTCCAATTACACGAATGGCACTCTCACGTGATACTTGGATAACCGTATTATGCAGAAAATTAAGAGATTGGTGGCACTGggtaataagaatattttttcaGCAAGCTGAAAATTCTACATAACATTTTGTAGTTTCCAGAGCTAATATGAATAGGGAATTCAAATGCAGGTTGCGGATGGGGATCTTCCTATTGTTGCTTCACATGGGTAAGTAAACAGTTAATCTTGCAACATCAAAAATCCACTTTATGTGTTTACTGAGTCTCATGTTATGTTGACGTGACAGAGCGGAGATTGAAGTATATAAATCACTTGATCCAGGGGTTCGTGTGGTCATCTTAAAAGCATTATGTGACATTCGTGTTGAGGTACCCTTGCCCAGTTAATGTCTATGTATATATCTATATTTCTTATATACTTTTCCTTGAATGGGTGAAAGTTAGTATGGAAGAACGAGGccactttcctttcttttagGTTGGATCTCTGAAAACTATGCGATTCATGTTTAGAACTGAATTAACTTCTACTATGATATATGCAAGTGATTTATCTGTCATTCACTATTTTTGTTTGCCTCGTTTTGTGTTCAAGTTGCAACCACCcattttaggtttattttattctatctGTTATATTGAGTGGTTCTCTGGGCTTGTCTATTAACAAGGGTGTGATAATTTGCCTCAATAGTTTCTTTTAATAACATTCACAAAGATTCCTGGAGATGCATGACCATGCACTATTTTAGTTAGCCAATGGCTAATGTGTCTAACTAGGTCACCCTATTATGCAATAACTTTCTTTGGGGTTCTTTTATTTTGCCGGGGGAAGGGGGGGAGGTAGTGGTTGGAGCAGTGTAAAAGGTATTTAAATTCCCAAGATCAAAACTTGCCAAGTGCACAGATTCAGGGGCAAATCATTTATAGCCTGACTCATAAATCTTACTTTTGATCATCCCTCTTGATAGTGTACATGATTAAACTTGACTTGTATTTTGCAGCAAGAAGATATCAGGAGTTACATTGACAGCTCAATCAAGCATGGCATTCCACTTTCAACATTTCGCAAGGACCGTATTGGTGGCGATTCACATGGAGTTTCTTATTGGTAATATTCATGTGCTTTGACTTCAATCTGTTCGAAGTTTGAAGTGTCATACTGGAAAGTTAATGCacatttatctctttttttctttttattcacaTGGCATTTATTATTGCAGGTATGAAGATGACCAAAATATTGGTCAGAGGTTGTACCGGGAGATAAGGAAAACTGAGGTGGTTCAAACGAAGAAAGGGAAACCAAGAGGTTCCCAGGTTTTTTCTAATACAACCTACCAGTGGGAAACAGTTGCTACCAATTTTGATGAATTTCTGGATGTTTCTGTAAGTTATTCAAACTCATCTATCTATGCTTAGTGGGCATGTTTTAACGAGTGTGCAGTGTTTTTCTGGGAGTTGGGACTTTTGACTTATAGATTTTGAACTAGATAATGGATCACTTAATATATTAATCAGTAAATTAATGTGATGTATATTTGGAGTCACAAGagactaattttattttgatttagaaACCCTAACTAAAGTTCCAAGTGAACCTATCAAATAGGAAACTgttattttgtagaaaattCATAGTTAGTTATAGTCCTTGAATGAAACCATTAGATTTCACCAATTGTTAATAAAACCTAATAACTGTAGGGGAAAAAATCTACAGCGAAAGGGGCAGTAGGAAATCAGAGTGGACATGGTATCCAGAAAAAAATTGGCACCATTGAACAGTGAGTCCACTGGGATGACTTGGATTCAAATTAGGCTCTAAATACCATGTAGAGAGAAATGGTATATATTTATCTTGTGATAGGATTGTGTGTAGTGGAACATATATACATGTCATACATAGCATTACGTAGGGATGGGCCAAGCCCATATACACTATATCTACCAATAACAAAATCAGAACATTGGTTGTTACAATTCTACTATACATTACAACATTATTAtacttttcaaatttcattCCTTGCCATTTCATATGACTGCTACTAAAAAGAACAATCTTTTCCGAAATATCAATAAGTGCTAGAAAGCAATCTCAGCCACTATATGCATGAAGAAAATACAATGCAACAAAGAACTTAAAGTGGTCAGAGGGTGCCTTAAGCCACCATAATTATTAAGTcccttctatttataataaaaattagttaacgTTGTTGGCCAGAATGAGGTCTTCATCAGTGTTGGAACCAGGCAGATCAAATTAGCTGTAGTAATCAGTTGTTTTCTCAATTGTCTTGTTCAAAATCCATTGATCTACCCTTTGACTAATATCATTTTACagttaaattataaacttttggAATTCTGATATAACAACTAAGCCTTTTGCCACTAATTGGGATTGGCTGCCCTACTTGAATCCTTTGGTTTACATCTCCCTCGATTGCTATGCCTTTTTTCTTTGACAGACCTAAGAATGcagatatatttttgttatagaaGATAGGATTGaccgttagtttttttttttcaaagggaaatattataaaataacctAATTCTGCCAATTTTCATGAAGtttgcaactttttttttttgtttagctTCATCTTATTTGCTTTTACTCATCTGATTGCCCAGGAGAAGCTTTTCACAAGTAAAAACAGAACGGAGGTTTCTGTGGGGAAGAAGGTGAAGATAGACATGCTTCCTGAAATTGAGAAGGTTCACAAGGTACTATATCTGTGTTTGCTTACTCTACCCTATCCTCCTCTCAGTGGGtttagaaaattgaaaaattgggCACTTTGACTTGAATTCATGTTTGCTCTTAGATTTATCTTCATATATGGTCCTTGAAGAACCCTATTGTGCTTTTAACTGACAAAATTAGTCTGGCATGGGTTGAGAAGATGTAGCATTCTAGGATTTGAACTTCAATTCATGTTTGctcttctttttatcttgaTAAATGGTTCATAAAGAATCCTGTTGTACTTTTAACTGACAAATTGGCCTGTCTTGTGCAGAGAAAGGAGAGATTGATGAAAAAACAACACAGACAAGCTCTTCTTCTTGATAATTTCTTAGGTGTTGATGGGCTTGCTCTAGGGCGTTCACTACGTGATAGGAAACCTGTTACCTACACTTTTGGTAAGAAGTTTCATCATTGTTTGCATTTTGTTTTCACAGCTGGAGTTGGCCTAGTcattttcctcatttttttctttatatggaCTGCTGAGGTTTATTAGACAGCTCAATAATTTTACAGTTGGATTGTTGTATGTTAGGACCCTAGGTACCTTCTGGGGCAAGTAGCCTGAATCCGGGTTTTAAATAGTGTGCTTTAGCACTGCTACAGTAGCAACAAGTGGGACTGCTGTAGTGGCCATAGCAGACAAAATAGAAGGCTGAATCTATGTGATGGTTCCAAAAAATCCTTCTGAGTAGAGACGTTTGCTATTTAAAACATTGTTGGCCTTGAATATTGTGAAGGATATCTATTCTATTCTTAGGGAATGTATGGTTAGTAGAATTAAAAACCTTTCCCTGCTTGGACCAAGGGGGCTGCTGGTTAGTACAGGGATAATTTATTGGGACTTTCTGATATCTGACATTGGTTTTGGGATTTCCGTTGGATCTGATAAAAGTTCCATTGGATTTTTTCATAACTACTTGGTAAGccttaataattttcatacatccacatcttttaattaaaaaagtaacattATCACTAAGTTTTGTTGCAATTTTACCCTGCATTGATGATAGCGGAATCTGGACACTGATAGTTTCACAGTTTCATTGTGCATCCAGGATGTAACTTTACCTCAGCTTCCTGTTTAGCTTTAATTATGACAAAAATTCTCCTGAACTAGATAATTTTTGATTTGGTTGGACAAAAGTAAACTCATTTCTTGAGTGTCAGTATTTGAGGCTTTAAATTGACCTAACTTGACATTGCTGTCATTGCAGATGATTATGATCGGTCCATCAACGAGGCAATTAAGATAACCAAGTACGGATTTTGCATTTTGATCTTACATTCTTGTACCACTATTTGGTTGTTCTAGATATGtatgtaattttttgttgttgcataTATTGAGAGAACAGGAGCCAGTCATATGCATTTGTCATGCTTTGTACTCATGAcattttttctgtttcttatATCAGACGGAAGCCACCGTCCCCAGAAGCTATACCGAGAAGAGAACCAGGATCAAAACCCGAAGCTTTATCCAATGGTAAATGGAGTGGTCCTTCCCCTTCACATGACCCTCAAGAACTAAATTTTGGCATGCTGTCTCCAAAATCACCAGACTTCGATGATATGGAGGAAGATAATCAAACTGACATACTGGACTTGGATAGAAGGTTTGTGGTTCTGATTTTATCCCTTCAAATATGTTCTGATGACTTCTATATCTTACTTCACTGATAACTTTTATTTCACATCAGCAATCGACGAAGACAGAGGCCTAAACGGTATTCAGAGAAAGAGTTTGTTGAAGCATTGTCAGATAATGAGGCTGACTATGACAGTGATGATGATATTGTGGGAGAAGCAGTGTATTCTGAAGAGTATCTTCAGAAACGCAAGCAGAGAAGGAAGGCTTCTAGTAGCTCTGGTTCTGAAGGAGATGAAGAATATAATTGGAATGAAGATAatattgaagatgaagaagaagacgatgaagaaGATTCCATGAGTGTCAGTGAGGAGAGTGACAAGCCCCGTAAATTCAAGCGACTGGCAGGCCGAACTAGAAGGGAAACTAAACTCAGGTCTGTGGGTGAGATTCAATCAGGTCTAAGACGCAGTAAGAGGGCAACACAAAAACGTATAAATTACCGGCAATTAGAGATGTCTGATTCAGAAACCGAGTTCGTTAAACCTGACAAGTCTAATGCAAATGCATCAGATGATCACTCAGATCCTTCTGAGAATGGAGATTATTTGATGGAAACTGAAGACTCAGATGGCAATGACGATGAAGAACAAGAAATCAAAGATGTGGAGCCTGTTACTTACCCTGCAGAAGGGAACAACGAATATCCTGCTGTAGAGGAGAATGAACAAAGCAAAATCCAGCCTCCTGAAAAATCTAGTAGTCCAGGCCAGGAGGAAGTTGAAGGCACCACAAAGCGACGCTTCCTTGATTTGAATGAGCTTGCCCCTAGCTCAGGTTTTGATGATGCTCCAAATACAACAACCAAAGATGAAGGCAATGATGATTTGTGAAGGTACCTCTTTTTTCTTGAAAGCAATGATGGTAGTTTGCTATCAAGGAAACCAAGTGACATGTATGATAATAGAactataaattttgttatgtgCCTCAAAGGGAAGTTAAGGGTAGATCTCTTCCTGTGGCAACCTAAGCAGCCCTTGGTGCATGATTTTCCACCAGAAGCAGCAGCATGATACTGAGTTGTGTAGATTAGGTAGTCATTTTTTAGTATTTAGTATTTCTACTTCAAAGGGTCTACGGAAGTGAATGAGAATTTGTTGGGCGTTATTTGGCCCATCCAATCCAATCGGTGTACAATAACTGTTAACAAGTACTGTAACTTTAAATAGATATATGGCTTTTGATTATCAAGCCCTGtagttctatttttttcttttactcatGGACTCTTAGTCATCAGCTTTTCAGCAGATAAAAATGGTCCCACTTTTTATTTCTCTACGTAATTACTAACCcttttgttcttaatttgtCTGTTCTGGCATCCAAAATAGAAGTTTTGATTGCTAGTTTGCCTCATAATCTACGATTTTAAAAGCTGGCAACTAATTCAAACCATTAAGATTAATAGCGTGGAAAGAAGATTTTAGGACAAAATTAAGTTCatactttttttctatttgaaatTTCAACTCTTTCCGTTTGAAGTTATATGAAATACAGTTGTACAGTGTATTCTTTGTAAACGAAAACAGGGGAGTTCTGTTCTGACTTGATTTTAGTCTTAAGTTTCTGTTCTTCTATCTTTCTGTTCCTGTACCACTTCCCATGCCTTTCCATTAGGATGGAATaaagaatcaaaattttaatatttttaattttttgaaaaatatgacccaaaatgaatttttttttaaaattcaaatttatacgttatatttttaaagatgtattgcaaaattgatttttagattactttatatataacactttaaaaaaattatattagagcATAAGCattccaaaatattttaaatttattaagggAAAGCTCAATAAACGCATAATAAACACTTGGACATTTTCCCTTACAAATCCAAAGTATTCGTCAACCTCCCATTTTCAACTCTAATGTTTTATTGAAAGGAGGGGCGTAAGTTGAACGAGATCAAAAAACGTAAAATTTATCTTACAAGCTTCTGAAATCCTTAAGAATAAATTCTGATTAGAATGTTGAAGACTAAAGGAAagtctatttataaaaaaattaaaccttaGGGTTAttctcatatttatttaaaaattttaatttggtctttcatttaaaggtttaatatctattttgttcCCTCTTTTTGGGGGGTTTgatcaaagtggtcctcccttttttaaaaagttcaataaggtcctactttttgaaaaaactgtgcaagttagttctttttgctaacggcgttaattctgctaacggcagagctgccagctggcaaatatttgatgacttgtacaaataaaattcgttttagtcctcatattggtttaaaaatgttcattgtgATCCTtgtattggtttaaaaatgtttattgtggtcccgttttactaaaaaggaaaatcatcctTAGAGACAGTAAGCAGCttcacaaatttgtcaatgGATGCTCTTGTGGAAAGTTTTGTGGTTTTCTAAGAAAACAACAACTAAAATTTCATGTGTTACAATCCAAAACTGATGCGTTCTTTTTTCACATCTCCATACTTACTAATGTAACACGTGAAACTACACTATTAAGCTtcaaattattgtgattataCTTTCCCAAAAGGTTAGCGCATGAATTACTACATCACGTGTGAAAtctttaacatgtattaaaacgggaccacaataaacatttttaaaccaatacaaggaccacaatgaacatttttaaaccaatatgaggactaaaacgaattttatttgtacaagtcatcaaatatttgccagctggcagctctgccgttagcagaattaacgccgttagcaaaaaggactcacttgcacagtttttgcaaaaagtaggagcttattgaactttttaaaaaagggaggaccaatttgaacaaaccccccaaaaagagggaccaaaataggtattaaacctcatttaaaaacttaacagtgtcttaaattttataaattagtaacaATTAAGTCTTTACCATTAAGTAGAAACCTAGGTGTATATTAGACATGCTATCTGGACTATTTTATTACATagaaatagaatttaaattttgttgtggTAAATTTGTATGTAAAAATGACAACGAGTCAGGTTGAACATGAATAGTATTTACTCGTTACTcaatctataataataaaaattcatttgttttattatttgttagataattatttaaagaatatctagaaatattttaaaacttacggatatttacaaatattttaaattttttagaataaaattaaaaaaaatataatataaattaaattaaatataaattaaaatttaattttaattaaatttaacctaataagttttttatttttattttttataggtaAAAATACCTTATGTCAGGATTTACATAGGAGATGAATGACATTGCATTCAAACACTTCtttgtaatataattaagatggaaataaaaataacaatgaaaaattgaattggaagaaaaccaaacaaaaatcatattgaTCAAATCTTCatgaaaaagttataaaagaaaatttgtacaTCACATATAAAGTGCTCatgatatataaaagaaaattatgttttagcaagcaatattttctattttgatattaaaatgtgtattgttttcagaaaaaaaaaaagtgtagacCTTTTAATGTGAAAAATGTGATTTACCTAGCAAGTTAAGATATGATTCTGAGAATTAATAGTCAAGTTTGTTGAAGACAGAGGGAAAATTAATTtgctaaaaaaaaattcaacacactagtaaaaaaagataaaatgaaattatgagtatataaatgaatatgagAATtgatactaaaaatattatcataatgGACTTGGGTTAAAACATTAATGTCGTACCTCAAATATAAcacatacttttattttatcaacttgaaattttgtgaatatTTGACTCAatccaaatttatattttaatatttataaatttagtaatgtatttattaataacttgtataaatttattaatacaatattattatgttaaaaatttaataataagttgtataaaattattattaaagttatacatatatctttttagttaaatatttactatattttcgttatttattcaaaaaaaaaaataccttttttaagaaagataatttaattatttttttttaaatttaaccgaATTAACTTACAATTCAAATAATCTAATTAATTCGATAAATTAAAtggttatatataaattttaaaatattaaatttgaattataatgtAGTCGAATTCCATCAATCCGAGTTGACAGTCTCTCATAGATGTTTTTCT
Coding sequences within:
- the LOC106759545 gene encoding DDT domain-containing protein DDR4, producing the protein MSQGSPLQDNKEPSPEPDSHKDEATTNTAATAAADAAPPAPTRNRPSRACTIRTAARLYSASQPARPKAAKRDPRREESPQPPSPQPQQCGKIVTPLVEPPPPAQLPRYNLRSMWELASILNFLNLFRHLLNISVEFSAEEFETALLTPNDTLSDIHMPLLKAIPPITRMALSRDTWITVLCRKLRDWWHWVADGDLPIVASHGAEIEVYKSLDPGVRVVILKALCDIRVEQEDIRSYIDSSIKHGIPLSTFRKDRIGGDSHGVSYWYEDDQNIGQRLYREIRKTEVVQTKKGKPRGSQVFSNTTYQWETVATNFDEFLDVSEKLFTSKNRTEVSVGKKVKIDMLPEIEKVHKRKERLMKKQHRQALLLDNFLGVDGLALGRSLRDRKPVTYTFDDYDRSINEAIKITKRKPPSPEAIPRREPGSKPEALSNGKWSGPSPSHDPQELNFGMLSPKSPDFDDMEEDNQTDILDLDRSNRRRQRPKRYSEKEFVEALSDNEADYDSDDDIVGEAVYSEEYLQKRKQRRKASSSSGSEGDEEYNWNEDNIEDEEEDDEEDSMSVSEESDKPRKFKRLAGRTRRETKLRSVGEIQSGLRRSKRATQKRINYRQLEMSDSETEFVKPDKSNANASDDHSDPSENGDYLMETEDSDGNDDEEQEIKDVEPVTYPAEGNNEYPAVEENEQSKIQPPEKSSSPGQEEVEGTTKRRFLDLNELAPSSGFDDAPNTTTKDEGNDDL